From the genome of Papaver somniferum cultivar HN1 chromosome 2, ASM357369v1, whole genome shotgun sequence, one region includes:
- the LOC113349152 gene encoding E3 ubiquitin-protein ligase ATL42-like has translation MNKDYNHKETVFIIYTIVWLFLIQAGRGQSQPAPVTTDDYYGPPITDMNISFRPSVAVVIGILAVMFALTFLLLIYAKFCHIAVSTNPVYINNFRGHLDDHALISTSRSARFSGIDKTLIESLPFFKFSTLKGSKRGLECAVCLSKFEDAEVLRLLPKCKHAFHINCVDQWLESHSSCPLCRHKVHAEDLSMFKLSNSSRLSHNPSSLDLREDPNIELFVQREQDHEQQHLGSSSSRFSIGSSFRKNENGKKYNEDQELLILNSENGSVIDHQEVRDDIVIDEGHHCEDSDKNLDKFKHKIIVSDIMYKNRWSNLSSSDLISLNSEMLNFMSSKRFSPPGCSTSNSGDVSSGHEETSIPTKTTASSRSTFLNSETATKRSMSEITSISRLSHFGFSKIKRVEPNNPSGKEERISRLWFPIVRKTVEWIAGREKRMKQPHDHEDHPKNSRLVSIV, from the coding sequence ATGAATAAAGATTATAATCATAAAGAAACTGTATTCATTATTTATACTATTGTCTGGCTGTTCTTGATCCAAGCCGGCAGAGGACAAAGTCAACCAGCTCCAGTTACTACTGATGATTACTATGGGCCTCCGATAACTGATATGAACATCTCCTTCCGTCCTAGTGTTGCAGTTGTGATCGGAATCTTGGCCGTGATGTTTGCACTGACATTTTTGCTTCTGATATATGCAAAATTCTGTCATATCGCGGTATCAACAAATCCGGTGTATATTAACAACTTCCGCGGTCACTTAGATGATCATGCGCTTATTTCAACCAGCAGGTCGGCGAGATTTTCAGGTATTGATAAAACCTTAATTGAATCACTTCcgttcttcaaattctcaactctTAAAGGATCAAAACGAGGTCTAGAATGTGCAGTCTGTttatcgaaatttgaagatgctGAAGTTCTCCGGTTGCTGCCGAAATGTAAACATGCATTTCACATAAACTGTGTTGATCAGTGGCTCGAGAGTCACTCTAGCTGCCCTCTTTGCCGTCACAAAGTCCACGCCGAGGACCTGTCAATGTTTAAATTATCAAATAGTTCGAGACTTTCGCATAATCCATCGTCGTTGGATCTTCGGGAGGATCCTAATATCGAGCTTTTTGTTCAAAGAGAACAAGATCACGAGCAACAACATCTTGGGTCATCATCTTCAAGGTTTAGTATTGGTAGTAGCTTCCGGAAAAATGAAAATGGCAAGAAGTATAATGAGGATCAAGAACTACTTATTCTTAATTCCGAAAACGGTTCCGTGATCGACCATCAAGAAGTACGTGATGATATTGTAATTGACGAAGGACATCATTGTGAGGATAGTGATAAGAATTTAGATAAGTTTAAACATAAGATTATTGTTTCGGATATCATGTACAAGAATCGGTGGAGTAACCTGAGTTCATCGGATTTAATCTCTTTGAATTCAGAAATGCTTAATTTTATGTCGAGTAAAAGATTTTCTCCTCCTGGCTGCTCAACTAGTAATTCTGGCGACGTTTCTTCTGGTCATGAAGAGACGTCTATCCCTACCAAGACTACAGCATCATCTAGGTCCACGTTCTTAAATTCGGAAACAGCGACAAAACGATCCATGTCTGAGATTACAAGTATTTCAAGGCTTTCACATTTTGGTTTTAGTAAAATCAAACGTGTAGAACCGAATAATCCAAGCGGAAAAGAGGAGAGAATCAGCAGACTTTGGTTTCCCATTGTGAGAAAAACGGTCGAATGGATTGCTGGTAGGGAGAAGAGAATGAAACAACCTCATGATCACGAGGATCATCCGAAAAATTCAAGATTGGTTTCAATAGTGTAA
- the LOC113349153 gene encoding carotenoid 9,10(9',10')-cleavage dioxygenase 1-like isoform X4 produces the protein MINASANKPSVSPNSGTIKISLDSTVKPFLKTLQKLQMKVDFSQAMKNTRERLLDAIVDNGFQFIDQPLLPSQANFAPIQEIGDAVYIASIEGNIPDNFPHGIYIRNGPNPLFGGFKSATSMFGRSSHCWIEGEGMVHALYLTKDSHGSWIVSYRNKYVETESFKLEKQRNRPSFLPAIEGDSTAISAAYFFNLLRFGKFNKVISNTNVFKHAKKFYSIAENYVPQEIDINTLKTLGNWDIDGSWDRPFTSHPKKAPGTGELVVMGVDAVEPFFVLGVISADGKKLVHKVDLKFKRSSLCHELGVTAKYNVIMDMPLTLNINRLIKGGPLIKYDKEGYARIGVMPRYGDADSVQWFQIKPHCTFHIINCFEDGNEVVVRGCRASASIIPGPEFGLNKFEWFSRGFNPNTTSEDASFLSRVYEWRLNMKNGEVREQYLTDTSFSMDFPMINENYSGVRNKYGYLQVVDLIESSNCGMAKYGMVAKLHFDEQATSTIQMQDHSDVDDSDTEKPIKVKYHNFGKNAFCSGAVFVSNPEHGSDEDDGWLISYVHNEDTDISQVHIIDTKKFESEAVAKITLPQRVPYGFHGTFASL, from the exons ATGATTAATGCCTCTGCTAATAAGCCTTCTGTGTCCCCAAATTCCGGAACTATTAAGATTTCCTTAGATTCTACTGTAAAGCCATTCTTGAAAACATTGCAAAAACTTCAAATGAAAGTCGATTTTTCGCAAGCAATGAAGAACACCCGGGAGAGACTATTAGACGCAATTGTGGATAATGGATTTCAGTTTATTGATCAGCCATTGCTTCCATCACAG GCCAATTTTGCACCAATTCAAGAGATTGGTGATGCCGTATATATTGCAAGTATTGAAGGCAATATCCCAGACAACTTTCCACATGGTATTTACATAAGAAACG GCCCCAATCCTCTATTTGGAGGATTTAAATCGGCAACCTCAATGTTTGGCCGATCAAGTCATTGTTGGATTGAAGGAGAAGGAATGGTTCATGCTTTATACTTAACTAAAGATAGCCATGGAAGTTGGATTGTTTCTTACAGGAATAAATATGTTGAAACAGAGTCATTCAAAttagaaaaacaaagaaatagaCCTAGTTTTCTTCCTGCCATTGAAGGAGATTCTACAGCTATTTCAGCAGCTTATTTTTTTAATCTG TTGAGATTTGGAAAATTCAACAAAGTCATCAGCAACACAAATGTTTTTAAGCACGCAAAGAAGTTCTATTCGATTGCGGAGAATTATGTGCCACAAGAGATAGACATAAATACTTTGAAAACATTAGGAAACTGGGATATAGATGGTTCTTGGGATCGTCCTTTTACTAGTCATCCAAAG AAAGCTCCTGGAACGGGAGAGCTAGTCGTAATGGGAGTCGACGCTGTGGAGCCTTTCTTTGTTTTGGGAGTCATCTCAG CTGACGGGAAGAAATTAGTTCATAAAGTtgatctcaaattcaaaagaagtagTCTTTGCCATGAGCTGGGGGTAACAGCAAA GTACAATGTGATCATGGATATGCCCCTTACTTTAAACATTAACAGACTCATTAAAGGCGGTCC ATTAATAAAGTATGATAAAGAAGGCTATGCAAGGATAGGAGTGATGCCAAGATACGGCGACGCTGATTCAGTTCAGTGGTTTCAGATAAAACCACATTGCACATTTCACATTATCAATTGCTTCGAGGACGGGAATGAG GTTGTTGTGAGAGGATGTAGAGCCAGTGCATCAATTATTCCAGGACCTGAGTTCGGACTGAATAAATTCGAATGGTTTTCGAGAGGATTTAATCCTAACACTACAAGCGAAGATGCGTCATTTTTATCTCGAGTGTATGAATGGAGATTAAACATGAAAAACGGAGAAGTTAGAGAGCAGTACCTTACTGATACTTCTTTTTCCATGGATTTCCCGATGATTAATGAAAACTACTCTGGTGTTAGAAACAAATATGGGTATTTACAGGTTGTTGATTTAATAGAAAGCTCCAATTGTG GGATGGCTAAATACGGAATGGTAGCTAAGCTACATTTCGATGAACAAGCAACTAGCACAATACAG ATGCAGGACCATTcagatgttgatgattctgatacCGAGAAGCCAATAAAAGTCAAGTATCACAATTTTGGGAAGAACGCGTTCTGTTCGGGAGCTGTTTTTGTGTCAAATCCTGAACATGGctcagatgaagatgatggttGGCTTATTTCCTATGTTCATAATGAAGATACTGATATATCTCAA GTACATATTATTGATACCAAGAAGTTTGAAAGTGAAGCTGTTGCCAAAATTACGTTGCCGCAAAGAGTTCCGTATGGTTTTCATGGAACATTTGCTTCtctatga
- the LOC113349153 gene encoding carotenoid 9,10(9',10')-cleavage dioxygenase 1-like isoform X3 produces the protein MVFSSSAVHQVMINASANKPSVSPNSGTIKISLDSTVKPFLKTLQKLQMKVDFSQAMKNTRERLLDAIVDNGFQFIDQPLLPSQANFAPIQEIGDAVYIASIEGNIPDNFPHGIYIRNGPNPLFGGFKSATSMFGRSSHCWIEGEGMVHALYLTKDSHGSWIVSYRNKYVETESFKLEKQRNRPSFLPAIEGDSTAISAAYFFNLLRFGKFNKVISNTNVFKHAKKFYSIAENYVPQEIDINTLKTLGNWDIDGSWDRPFTSHPKKAPGTGELVVMGVDAVEPFFVLGVISADGKKLVHKVDLKFKRSSLCHELGVTAKYNVIMDMPLTLNINRLIKGGPLIKYDKEGYARIGVMPRYGDADSVQWFQIKPHCTFHIINCFEDGNEVVVRGCRASASIIPGPEFGLNKFEWFSRGFNPNTTSEDASFLSRVYEWRLNMKNGEVREQYLTDTSFSMDFPMINENYSGVRNKYGYLQVVDLIESSNCGMAKYGMVAKLHFDEQATSTIQMQDHSDVDDSDTEKPIKVKYHNFGKNAFCSGAVFVSNPEHGSDEDDGWLISYVHNEDTDISQVHIIDTKKFESEAVAKITLPQRVPYGFHGTFASL, from the exons ATGGTTTTTTCTTCTAGTGCAGTACATCAAGTGATGATTAATGCCTCTGCTAATAAGCCTTCTGTGTCCCCAAATTCCGGAACTATTAAGATTTCCTTAGATTCTACTGTAAAGCCATTCTTGAAAACATTGCAAAAACTTCAAATGAAAGTCGATTTTTCGCAAGCAATGAAGAACACCCGGGAGAGACTATTAGACGCAATTGTGGATAATGGATTTCAGTTTATTGATCAGCCATTGCTTCCATCACAG GCCAATTTTGCACCAATTCAAGAGATTGGTGATGCCGTATATATTGCAAGTATTGAAGGCAATATCCCAGACAACTTTCCACATGGTATTTACATAAGAAACG GCCCCAATCCTCTATTTGGAGGATTTAAATCGGCAACCTCAATGTTTGGCCGATCAAGTCATTGTTGGATTGAAGGAGAAGGAATGGTTCATGCTTTATACTTAACTAAAGATAGCCATGGAAGTTGGATTGTTTCTTACAGGAATAAATATGTTGAAACAGAGTCATTCAAAttagaaaaacaaagaaatagaCCTAGTTTTCTTCCTGCCATTGAAGGAGATTCTACAGCTATTTCAGCAGCTTATTTTTTTAATCTG TTGAGATTTGGAAAATTCAACAAAGTCATCAGCAACACAAATGTTTTTAAGCACGCAAAGAAGTTCTATTCGATTGCGGAGAATTATGTGCCACAAGAGATAGACATAAATACTTTGAAAACATTAGGAAACTGGGATATAGATGGTTCTTGGGATCGTCCTTTTACTAGTCATCCAAAG AAAGCTCCTGGAACGGGAGAGCTAGTCGTAATGGGAGTCGACGCTGTGGAGCCTTTCTTTGTTTTGGGAGTCATCTCAG CTGACGGGAAGAAATTAGTTCATAAAGTtgatctcaaattcaaaagaagtagTCTTTGCCATGAGCTGGGGGTAACAGCAAA GTACAATGTGATCATGGATATGCCCCTTACTTTAAACATTAACAGACTCATTAAAGGCGGTCC ATTAATAAAGTATGATAAAGAAGGCTATGCAAGGATAGGAGTGATGCCAAGATACGGCGACGCTGATTCAGTTCAGTGGTTTCAGATAAAACCACATTGCACATTTCACATTATCAATTGCTTCGAGGACGGGAATGAG GTTGTTGTGAGAGGATGTAGAGCCAGTGCATCAATTATTCCAGGACCTGAGTTCGGACTGAATAAATTCGAATGGTTTTCGAGAGGATTTAATCCTAACACTACAAGCGAAGATGCGTCATTTTTATCTCGAGTGTATGAATGGAGATTAAACATGAAAAACGGAGAAGTTAGAGAGCAGTACCTTACTGATACTTCTTTTTCCATGGATTTCCCGATGATTAATGAAAACTACTCTGGTGTTAGAAACAAATATGGGTATTTACAGGTTGTTGATTTAATAGAAAGCTCCAATTGTG GGATGGCTAAATACGGAATGGTAGCTAAGCTACATTTCGATGAACAAGCAACTAGCACAATACAG ATGCAGGACCATTcagatgttgatgattctgatacCGAGAAGCCAATAAAAGTCAAGTATCACAATTTTGGGAAGAACGCGTTCTGTTCGGGAGCTGTTTTTGTGTCAAATCCTGAACATGGctcagatgaagatgatggttGGCTTATTTCCTATGTTCATAATGAAGATACTGATATATCTCAA GTACATATTATTGATACCAAGAAGTTTGAAAGTGAAGCTGTTGCCAAAATTACGTTGCCGCAAAGAGTTCCGTATGGTTTTCATGGAACATTTGCTTCtctatga
- the LOC113349153 gene encoding carotenoid 9,10(9',10')-cleavage dioxygenase 1-like isoform X1, with amino-acid sequence MCMKSQALLDSLGENLMWDPHNGVCDYDRVCTGSILITNERVLYWFEGERQSRIIVYDLKQRQRELMKLPDGRDEEDFDYQCLGESGENICYSQFQRKAMTLCIWINNQSSHTSVWELVHKIELKKNMSAFDNDVWFKKGYLHSSTEASIINLGTRFPVRHYYLKLIQMSPVLFNFLTSAVIKNTLVWWLSSPPIGLSMLCPKSSLCLHQVMINASANKPSVSPNSGTIKISLDSTVKPFLKTLQKLQMKVDFSQAMKNTRERLLDAIVDNGFQFIDQPLLPSQANFAPIQEIGDAVYIASIEGNIPDNFPHGIYIRNGPNPLFGGFKSATSMFGRSSHCWIEGEGMVHALYLTKDSHGSWIVSYRNKYVETESFKLEKQRNRPSFLPAIEGDSTAISAAYFFNLLRFGKFNKVISNTNVFKHAKKFYSIAENYVPQEIDINTLKTLGNWDIDGSWDRPFTSHPKKAPGTGELVVMGVDAVEPFFVLGVISADGKKLVHKVDLKFKRSSLCHELGVTAKYNVIMDMPLTLNINRLIKGGPLIKYDKEGYARIGVMPRYGDADSVQWFQIKPHCTFHIINCFEDGNEVVVRGCRASASIIPGPEFGLNKFEWFSRGFNPNTTSEDASFLSRVYEWRLNMKNGEVREQYLTDTSFSMDFPMINENYSGVRNKYGYLQVVDLIESSNCGMAKYGMVAKLHFDEQATSTIQMQDHSDVDDSDTEKPIKVKYHNFGKNAFCSGAVFVSNPEHGSDEDDGWLISYVHNEDTDISQVHIIDTKKFESEAVAKITLPQRVPYGFHGTFASL; translated from the exons ATGTGCATGAAGTCTCAAGCCCTCCTGGACTCACTTGGGGAAAATTTGATGTGGGATCCTCACAATGGCGTCTGTGATTATGATAGAGTGTGCACTGGAAGTATTTTGATTACGAATGAAAGAGTCTTGTATTGGTTTGAAGGAGAACGTCAAAGTAGAATCATAGTTTATGATCTTAAGCAACGTCAGCGTGAGCTAATGAAATTGCCCGACGGgagagatgaagaagattttgatTATCAGTGTCTTGGAGAGTCAGGAGAAAACATATGTTATAGCCAATTTCAGCGAAAAGCGATGACATTGTGTATTTGGATTAACAACCAATCATCCCATACATCAGTGTGGGAATTGGTTCACAAGATTGAGCTAAAGAAGAATATGTCGGCATTTGATAATGATGTATGGTTCAAGAAGGGTTACTTACATTCTAGCACCGAG GCATCCATCATCAATTTGGGCACTCGGTTTCCAGTCAGACACTACTACCTAAAGCTGATTCAGATGAGCCCAGTCCTTTTCAACTTCTTGACTTCAGCAGTAATAAAAAATACACTGGTTTGGTGGctttcttctcctcctattggtTTGAGCATGCTGTGTCCCAAGTCATCCCTTTGTC TACATCAAGTGATGATTAATGCCTCTGCTAATAAGCCTTCTGTGTCCCCAAATTCCGGAACTATTAAGATTTCCTTAGATTCTACTGTAAAGCCATTCTTGAAAACATTGCAAAAACTTCAAATGAAAGTCGATTTTTCGCAAGCAATGAAGAACACCCGGGAGAGACTATTAGACGCAATTGTGGATAATGGATTTCAGTTTATTGATCAGCCATTGCTTCCATCACAG GCCAATTTTGCACCAATTCAAGAGATTGGTGATGCCGTATATATTGCAAGTATTGAAGGCAATATCCCAGACAACTTTCCACATGGTATTTACATAAGAAACG GCCCCAATCCTCTATTTGGAGGATTTAAATCGGCAACCTCAATGTTTGGCCGATCAAGTCATTGTTGGATTGAAGGAGAAGGAATGGTTCATGCTTTATACTTAACTAAAGATAGCCATGGAAGTTGGATTGTTTCTTACAGGAATAAATATGTTGAAACAGAGTCATTCAAAttagaaaaacaaagaaatagaCCTAGTTTTCTTCCTGCCATTGAAGGAGATTCTACAGCTATTTCAGCAGCTTATTTTTTTAATCTG TTGAGATTTGGAAAATTCAACAAAGTCATCAGCAACACAAATGTTTTTAAGCACGCAAAGAAGTTCTATTCGATTGCGGAGAATTATGTGCCACAAGAGATAGACATAAATACTTTGAAAACATTAGGAAACTGGGATATAGATGGTTCTTGGGATCGTCCTTTTACTAGTCATCCAAAG AAAGCTCCTGGAACGGGAGAGCTAGTCGTAATGGGAGTCGACGCTGTGGAGCCTTTCTTTGTTTTGGGAGTCATCTCAG CTGACGGGAAGAAATTAGTTCATAAAGTtgatctcaaattcaaaagaagtagTCTTTGCCATGAGCTGGGGGTAACAGCAAA GTACAATGTGATCATGGATATGCCCCTTACTTTAAACATTAACAGACTCATTAAAGGCGGTCC ATTAATAAAGTATGATAAAGAAGGCTATGCAAGGATAGGAGTGATGCCAAGATACGGCGACGCTGATTCAGTTCAGTGGTTTCAGATAAAACCACATTGCACATTTCACATTATCAATTGCTTCGAGGACGGGAATGAG GTTGTTGTGAGAGGATGTAGAGCCAGTGCATCAATTATTCCAGGACCTGAGTTCGGACTGAATAAATTCGAATGGTTTTCGAGAGGATTTAATCCTAACACTACAAGCGAAGATGCGTCATTTTTATCTCGAGTGTATGAATGGAGATTAAACATGAAAAACGGAGAAGTTAGAGAGCAGTACCTTACTGATACTTCTTTTTCCATGGATTTCCCGATGATTAATGAAAACTACTCTGGTGTTAGAAACAAATATGGGTATTTACAGGTTGTTGATTTAATAGAAAGCTCCAATTGTG GGATGGCTAAATACGGAATGGTAGCTAAGCTACATTTCGATGAACAAGCAACTAGCACAATACAG ATGCAGGACCATTcagatgttgatgattctgatacCGAGAAGCCAATAAAAGTCAAGTATCACAATTTTGGGAAGAACGCGTTCTGTTCGGGAGCTGTTTTTGTGTCAAATCCTGAACATGGctcagatgaagatgatggttGGCTTATTTCCTATGTTCATAATGAAGATACTGATATATCTCAA GTACATATTATTGATACCAAGAAGTTTGAAAGTGAAGCTGTTGCCAAAATTACGTTGCCGCAAAGAGTTCCGTATGGTTTTCATGGAACATTTGCTTCtctatga
- the LOC113349153 gene encoding carotenoid 9,10(9',10')-cleavage dioxygenase 1-like isoform X2, whose amino-acid sequence MKIINYDREIVSPNLFTPEEVLLEIFQYLPLESVYKFTCVSKASIINLGTRFPVRHYYLKLIQMSPVLFNFLTSAVIKNTLVWWLSSPPIGLSMLCPKSSLCLHQVMINASANKPSVSPNSGTIKISLDSTVKPFLKTLQKLQMKVDFSQAMKNTRERLLDAIVDNGFQFIDQPLLPSQANFAPIQEIGDAVYIASIEGNIPDNFPHGIYIRNGPNPLFGGFKSATSMFGRSSHCWIEGEGMVHALYLTKDSHGSWIVSYRNKYVETESFKLEKQRNRPSFLPAIEGDSTAISAAYFFNLLRFGKFNKVISNTNVFKHAKKFYSIAENYVPQEIDINTLKTLGNWDIDGSWDRPFTSHPKKAPGTGELVVMGVDAVEPFFVLGVISADGKKLVHKVDLKFKRSSLCHELGVTAKYNVIMDMPLTLNINRLIKGGPLIKYDKEGYARIGVMPRYGDADSVQWFQIKPHCTFHIINCFEDGNEVVVRGCRASASIIPGPEFGLNKFEWFSRGFNPNTTSEDASFLSRVYEWRLNMKNGEVREQYLTDTSFSMDFPMINENYSGVRNKYGYLQVVDLIESSNCGMAKYGMVAKLHFDEQATSTIQMQDHSDVDDSDTEKPIKVKYHNFGKNAFCSGAVFVSNPEHGSDEDDGWLISYVHNEDTDISQVHIIDTKKFESEAVAKITLPQRVPYGFHGTFASL is encoded by the exons ATGAAAATCATCAACTACGATAGAGAAATTGTCAGCCCAAACTTGTTCACACCAGAAGAAGTGTTGCTGGAAATTTTCCAATATCTTCCATTAGAATCCGTATACAAGTTCACCTGTGTCTCCAAG GCATCCATCATCAATTTGGGCACTCGGTTTCCAGTCAGACACTACTACCTAAAGCTGATTCAGATGAGCCCAGTCCTTTTCAACTTCTTGACTTCAGCAGTAATAAAAAATACACTGGTTTGGTGGctttcttctcctcctattggtTTGAGCATGCTGTGTCCCAAGTCATCCCTTTGTC TACATCAAGTGATGATTAATGCCTCTGCTAATAAGCCTTCTGTGTCCCCAAATTCCGGAACTATTAAGATTTCCTTAGATTCTACTGTAAAGCCATTCTTGAAAACATTGCAAAAACTTCAAATGAAAGTCGATTTTTCGCAAGCAATGAAGAACACCCGGGAGAGACTATTAGACGCAATTGTGGATAATGGATTTCAGTTTATTGATCAGCCATTGCTTCCATCACAG GCCAATTTTGCACCAATTCAAGAGATTGGTGATGCCGTATATATTGCAAGTATTGAAGGCAATATCCCAGACAACTTTCCACATGGTATTTACATAAGAAACG GCCCCAATCCTCTATTTGGAGGATTTAAATCGGCAACCTCAATGTTTGGCCGATCAAGTCATTGTTGGATTGAAGGAGAAGGAATGGTTCATGCTTTATACTTAACTAAAGATAGCCATGGAAGTTGGATTGTTTCTTACAGGAATAAATATGTTGAAACAGAGTCATTCAAAttagaaaaacaaagaaatagaCCTAGTTTTCTTCCTGCCATTGAAGGAGATTCTACAGCTATTTCAGCAGCTTATTTTTTTAATCTG TTGAGATTTGGAAAATTCAACAAAGTCATCAGCAACACAAATGTTTTTAAGCACGCAAAGAAGTTCTATTCGATTGCGGAGAATTATGTGCCACAAGAGATAGACATAAATACTTTGAAAACATTAGGAAACTGGGATATAGATGGTTCTTGGGATCGTCCTTTTACTAGTCATCCAAAG AAAGCTCCTGGAACGGGAGAGCTAGTCGTAATGGGAGTCGACGCTGTGGAGCCTTTCTTTGTTTTGGGAGTCATCTCAG CTGACGGGAAGAAATTAGTTCATAAAGTtgatctcaaattcaaaagaagtagTCTTTGCCATGAGCTGGGGGTAACAGCAAA GTACAATGTGATCATGGATATGCCCCTTACTTTAAACATTAACAGACTCATTAAAGGCGGTCC ATTAATAAAGTATGATAAAGAAGGCTATGCAAGGATAGGAGTGATGCCAAGATACGGCGACGCTGATTCAGTTCAGTGGTTTCAGATAAAACCACATTGCACATTTCACATTATCAATTGCTTCGAGGACGGGAATGAG GTTGTTGTGAGAGGATGTAGAGCCAGTGCATCAATTATTCCAGGACCTGAGTTCGGACTGAATAAATTCGAATGGTTTTCGAGAGGATTTAATCCTAACACTACAAGCGAAGATGCGTCATTTTTATCTCGAGTGTATGAATGGAGATTAAACATGAAAAACGGAGAAGTTAGAGAGCAGTACCTTACTGATACTTCTTTTTCCATGGATTTCCCGATGATTAATGAAAACTACTCTGGTGTTAGAAACAAATATGGGTATTTACAGGTTGTTGATTTAATAGAAAGCTCCAATTGTG GGATGGCTAAATACGGAATGGTAGCTAAGCTACATTTCGATGAACAAGCAACTAGCACAATACAG ATGCAGGACCATTcagatgttgatgattctgatacCGAGAAGCCAATAAAAGTCAAGTATCACAATTTTGGGAAGAACGCGTTCTGTTCGGGAGCTGTTTTTGTGTCAAATCCTGAACATGGctcagatgaagatgatggttGGCTTATTTCCTATGTTCATAATGAAGATACTGATATATCTCAA GTACATATTATTGATACCAAGAAGTTTGAAAGTGAAGCTGTTGCCAAAATTACGTTGCCGCAAAGAGTTCCGTATGGTTTTCATGGAACATTTGCTTCtctatga